In one window of Arachis ipaensis cultivar K30076 chromosome B06, Araip1.1, whole genome shotgun sequence DNA:
- the LOC107646135 gene encoding B3 domain-containing protein Os03g0120900: MEEEVKGYSDSREEEEEEEEDEAAEIIPIPNTRQETNSSGNRLQQQQDTAVAPNFSQRKQLDLMELSLGSGSSKDDRNWQQGGGGGGMVGSCSSSSSEAVEKEHMFDKVVTPSDVGKLNRLVIPKQHAEKYFPLDSSSNDKGLLLNFEDRNGKLWRFRYSYWNSSQSYVMTKGWSRFVKEKKLDAGDIVSFHRGLGELYRHRLYIDWRRRPDHPPPDPSASLISPFFLPNHYSAAITWGAGGRFYSLPSPTPPPRHHHFHHHQHHPLATNYNTHMYGFHHHPGAATGTSHHLLSGYNDQQLNSGSPGPLYYLRSPPSMSIVDPNLHQERGTAIAPMIIDSVPVAHHHHQQQQHQHGVVPNSSNFDSTNTAGKRLRLFGVNMECASSSSSSPAEDHSHVAMSSSLPSSSRFGDQRGDTTTTTPSVLFDLDPSLQYHHHHRH, from the exons ATGGAAGAAGAAGTGAAAGGATATTCCGATAGcagagaagaggaggaggaggaggaggaagacgaAGCAGCGGAAATCATCCCAATTCCAAACACAAGACAAGAAACCAACAGCAGCGGAAACA GGTTACAGCAGCAGCAAGATACAGCAGTAGCTCCCAATTTCAGTCAGCGGAAGCAGCTAGATTTGATGGAGTTGTCACTAGGGAGCGGGAGCAGCAAGGACGATCGGAATTGGCagcaaggaggaggaggaggaggaatggTTGGTTCttgctcatcatcatcatcggagGCGGTGGAGAAAGAGCACATGTTCGACAAAGTGGTGACCCCAAGCGACGTAGGGAAGCTGAACAGGCTAGTGATACCGAAGCAGCACGCGGAGAAGTACTTTCCATTGGACTCATCCTCCAACGACAAGGGGCTTCTCCTCAACTTCGAGGACAGGAACGGCAAGCTGTGGCGCTTCAGATACTCCTACTGGAACAGCAGCCAGAGCTATGTCATGACCAAAGGCTGGAGCCGCTTCGTTAAGGAGAAGAAGCTCGACGCCGGCGACATTGTCTCCTTCCACCGTGGCCTCGGGGAACTCTATAGACACAGGCTGTACATTGACTGGAGGCGCAGGCCCGACCATCCCCCTCCTGACCCTTCCGCCTCCCTCATCTCCCCTTTCTTCCTTCCTAACCACTACTCCGCCGCCATCACATGGGGCGCCGGCGGCAGGTTCTACTCTCTGCCTTCTCCCACGCCTCCTCCTCGCCACCATCACTTTCATCATCATCAGCACCACCCCCTCGCTACTAATTACAACACCCATATGTATGGCTTTCATCATCATCCAGGTGCTGCAACTGGAACAAGTCATCATCTTCTCAGCGGTTACAATGATCAGCAGCTGAATTCCGGATCTCCTGGACCTCTCTATTACCTGAGGTCACCCCCCTCAATGTCAATTGTTGACCCCAACTTGCATCAGGAGAGAGGGACTGCTATTGCCCCCATGATCATTGATTCTGTGCCGGttgctcatcatcatcatcaacaacagCAACATCAACATGGTGTGGTGCCTAATAGTAGTAACTTTGACAGTACTAATACCGCAGGAAAACGGCTGAGGCTATTTGGGGTCAACATGgaatgtgcttcttcttcttcttcttctccagcTGAAGATCACTCGCATGTGGCAATGTCTAGTTCATTACCATCGTCAAGCAGGTTTGGGGATCAGAGAGGggatactactactactactcctTCTGTACTttttgatttggatccctctttGCAATACCATCACCACCACCGGCATTGA